In Helicobacteraceae bacterium, the genomic window ACGTATGCTTAAAACGCAAAGTGCGCAACTATGTCGAGCTTACTAGAACAGAACCGCAAAAGGGCTTTGATATATATGTTAAAGAAAAAGCGATCTTAAACGATCAAAACGAACGGGCGTATAAAGCTCTAGGCGTTGATTTAAGCGCCGATAGCGGCAAGCGAAAGGGCGGCGATAAAACCGAAGAGGCGAAAAAATGGATGTGTCAGAATTTTTACGACGTAAGAACTTTTGGCGCGGTAATGTCAACGGGAATAAATTGCGGACAGGTTCGAGGACCGGCGCAATTAACTTTCGCGCGTTCCGTAGAACCCGTCGTCGCATCCGAACACAGCATTACTCGTATGGCGGTGGCGACTAAAGAAGAGGCGGAAAAACAGAGCGGCGATAATCGAACTATGGGACGCAAACACACAATACCGTATGGTTTATATCGCGCGCATGGTTTTATATCCGCGCCGTTGGCAAATCAAACCGGCTTTTCGCAAGAGGACTTAGAGCTTTTTTGGGAGGCTTTACAGTATATGTTTGATCATGACCGATCGGCGGCTCGCGGACTTATGTGCGCTCGCCGCTTAATTATTTTTGAGCATAGCTCTATTATGGGCGATAAATCCGCTCACGATCTATTTAATAGAGTAACGATCACGCGCAAAAATAGCGACGATAGACCCGCGCGCGATTTTACCGATTACGCGGTATATTTGGATAAATCGGAGTTAAACGAGTTTAAGAGCGTCGTTCAAGCCTAATGCGCGAAAGCGAAGCCGATCCAATTTTGATCTCCGCTTTGCAACACGCAATGTTTTGCGAACGTCAATACGCCCTCATCCACCTAGAACAGATATGGGAGGAGAACCGCTTTACGGCGGAGGGCAGAGTATTGCACGAGCGAGTTCATACCGAACATAAAGAATCGCGTCGGTTGTTCAGACAGGAATACGATATGTCGGCGCGTTCGCCAAAATTAGGATTGGTAGGCAAATGCGATCTTGTCGAAATATGGCTGGATCCCAAAACCAAACAACCAGTCCGCGTCAATCCCGTAGAGTTCAAGCGCGGACGCAAGAAAGCAAACGACGTCGATCGCGTTCAGCTTTGCGCTCAAGCGCTTTGCCTTGAAGAGACGTTCAATCTGCCAATCGACGCGGGCGAGTTCTACTATCTTCAAGAACGCCGACGAGTAGGCGCGAATATAGACGATAGCCTTCGCGCGAGAACAATCGCTCTGATCGATAAAATCAGGGCGATTAACATTTCGCGAAAAACCCCGATCGCCATATACGACAAGAAAAAATGCGATCGCTGTTCGTTAATTGATTTTTGCAT contains:
- the cas7c gene encoding type I-C CRISPR-associated protein Cas7/Csd2 produces the protein MNLQKRYDFVYLFDVKDGNPNGDPDAGNLPRIDAETGNGLVTDVCLKRKVRNYVELTRTEPQKGFDIYVKEKAILNDQNERAYKALGVDLSADSGKRKGGDKTEEAKKWMCQNFYDVRTFGAVMSTGINCGQVRGPAQLTFARSVEPVVASEHSITRMAVATKEEAEKQSGDNRTMGRKHTIPYGLYRAHGFISAPLANQTGFSQEDLELFWEALQYMFDHDRSAARGLMCARRLIIFEHSSIMGDKSAHDLFNRVTITRKNSDDRPARDFTDYAVYLDKSELNEFKSVVQA
- the cas4 gene encoding CRISPR-associated protein Cas4; this encodes MRESEADPILISALQHAMFCERQYALIHLEQIWEENRFTAEGRVLHERVHTEHKESRRLFRQEYDMSARSPKLGLVGKCDLVEIWLDPKTKQPVRVNPVEFKRGRKKANDVDRVQLCAQALCLEETFNLPIDAGEFYYLQERRRVGANIDDSLRARTIALIDKIRAINISRKTPIAIYDKKKCDRCSLIDFCMPKYAAKSVNRYMRYQTAKTLES